The following coding sequences lie in one Myxococcales bacterium genomic window:
- a CDS encoding gamma-glutamyltransferase family protein produces MLRRAFVRFGKTKTPSPLAFAATLVLGLALLAPEAPAQRAARAAAATENELATREALAQMRAGGNAVDAAITAALVAGVASPTSSGIGGGGFALVWMAADQKVTTLDFRETAPKDMDVRALENRPLPAAERGKLTGTPGEVAGLFELHRRHGKRAWKDVVEPAVRIATTGFPINPHLGASLVGSQKDLRADPGISGIFYPGGKPAAVGSLVKNTKLAATLKRIAAEGAPGFYSGVTATDVVNAARSVGGALTQADLDTYKPVTRSALHVRWEGHDIYTMPAPSAGGMMLAQTLKLFTKAELVKYGWQTGVFQHALAEGMRGAIADRMRYLGDPDQQKVDLDGLLSDQRMAVRKKTIALDRTHASPRFGLEEHGTHHLVTADAAGNVVSLTTTVNRVFGTKLTGVDSGVVLNDEMDDFAKQKDVAPFGMKESPNRPRPGARPVSSMTPTLVVKDGRVVFALGGSGGTTIATNVTQLLVGRLAFGKSPAELVKSARFYVPTLGSSILLEKGAAQTLVDDLTWRGESVGTMPFTTSGVQMLAIDKGRVLPASDPRKHGSAKAE; encoded by the coding sequence ATGTTGCGCCGCGCGTTCGTTCGGTTCGGGAAGACAAAGACCCCTTCGCCGCTGGCCTTCGCCGCAACTCTGGTCCTCGGTCTGGCGCTGCTCGCGCCGGAAGCGCCTGCCCAGAGGGCCGCGCGAGCTGCGGCGGCGACGGAGAACGAGCTGGCCACGCGCGAGGCCCTGGCTCAGATGCGAGCCGGGGGGAACGCGGTCGACGCGGCGATCACGGCTGCGCTGGTTGCGGGTGTTGCCAGCCCGACCTCGAGCGGCATCGGCGGCGGGGGTTTTGCTCTGGTGTGGATGGCCGCCGACCAGAAGGTCACGACCCTCGACTTTCGGGAGACCGCGCCCAAAGACATGGACGTCCGCGCGCTCGAGAATCGGCCGCTGCCGGCGGCGGAGCGCGGCAAGCTGACGGGAACGCCGGGCGAGGTCGCGGGGCTGTTCGAGCTGCATCGTCGCCACGGCAAGCGTGCGTGGAAGGACGTCGTCGAGCCGGCGGTGCGCATTGCCACCACTGGCTTCCCGATCAACCCGCACCTTGGTGCGTCGCTGGTCGGTTCGCAGAAAGATCTGCGGGCCGATCCAGGGATCTCCGGGATTTTTTATCCGGGCGGGAAACCGGCGGCGGTCGGCAGCTTGGTCAAAAATACCAAGCTCGCGGCGACCCTGAAGCGCATCGCAGCCGAGGGCGCGCCGGGGTTCTACAGCGGGGTCACCGCTACGGATGTCGTCAACGCAGCCCGTTCGGTGGGCGGCGCGCTGACTCAGGCTGATCTCGATACGTACAAACCCGTGACGCGCTCGGCGCTGCACGTGCGCTGGGAGGGGCACGACATCTACACGATGCCGGCGCCATCGGCCGGTGGGATGATGCTGGCGCAGACGCTGAAGCTGTTCACCAAGGCCGAGCTGGTGAAATACGGTTGGCAGACCGGAGTTTTCCAGCACGCGCTCGCCGAGGGCATGCGCGGAGCGATTGCCGATCGCATGCGCTACCTGGGTGATCCGGATCAGCAGAAGGTCGACCTGGATGGCCTGCTCTCGGACCAACGCATGGCGGTTCGGAAGAAGACGATCGCGCTCGACCGAACTCACGCCAGCCCGCGGTTCGGTCTGGAGGAACACGGCACCCATCACCTCGTGACCGCGGACGCTGCGGGCAACGTGGTCTCGCTGACGACGACGGTGAACCGAGTGTTTGGCACCAAGCTGACCGGGGTGGACTCCGGAGTGGTGCTCAACGACGAGATGGACGACTTCGCGAAGCAGAAGGACGTGGCGCCGTTCGGCATGAAGGAGAGCCCGAACCGTCCCCGACCCGGCGCGCGCCCGGTCTCGAGCATGACGCCGACGTTGGTGGTCAAGGATGGCCGCGTGGTGTTTGCTCTGGGCGGCTCCGGCGGAACGACCATCGCCACCAACGTGACGCAGCTACTCGTCGGGCGTCTGGCGTTCGGCAAGTCTCCGGCGGAGCTGGTCAAGTCCGCGCGCTTCTACGTTCCAACGCTGGGGTCGAGCATCTTGCTGGAGAAGGGGGCCGCGCAGACTCTCGTGGACGACCTGACCTGGCGGGGCGAGTCCGTCGGGACCATGCCGTTCACCACGAGCGGCGTTCAGATGCTCGCCATCGACAAGGGCCGCGTTTTGCCGGCGTCCGATCCGCGCAAACACGGCAGCGCCAAGGCAGAGTAG
- the gshB gene encoding glutathione synthase, protein MRFLFVMDPAEKMLPTKDTSFAFMRAAQKRGHECLHAEPRAISNEGREVRAQARPIRVADEAPHVVLGAPEPIELAAIEAVFIRKDPPFDPAYAHLTQQLDLVKDRTLVLNDPRGLRDANEKLFAFHFSEHMPRSLVSSDPEAILAFVKTVGNQAVLKPLDGAGGTGVVTLSTGDRNARALADLLTHEGRELALVQEFLPSVVAGDKRVLVLDGEPLGAILRVPRADDFRANIHVGGNARPTELTATEERLVRSVGASLRQHGLWFVGLDLIGEKLIEVNVTSPTGIQELSRFVGRPVEEDVIAWVEARCAPA, encoded by the coding sequence GTGCGCTTCTTGTTCGTAATGGATCCGGCGGAGAAAATGCTCCCCACCAAGGACACGAGCTTTGCATTCATGCGCGCTGCGCAGAAGCGCGGGCATGAATGTCTGCACGCAGAGCCGCGCGCCATCTCCAACGAAGGCCGAGAGGTCCGGGCACAGGCTCGGCCGATTCGCGTGGCGGACGAGGCCCCGCACGTGGTGCTCGGCGCGCCCGAGCCAATCGAGCTCGCGGCCATAGAGGCGGTGTTCATCCGCAAGGACCCGCCCTTCGATCCGGCCTACGCCCACCTGACACAACAACTGGATCTGGTGAAAGACCGGACGCTGGTCCTCAACGATCCACGGGGTCTCAGGGACGCCAACGAGAAGCTATTCGCGTTTCACTTCAGCGAACACATGCCGCGCTCGCTGGTGTCTTCCGATCCCGAAGCGATCCTCGCCTTCGTGAAGACCGTCGGCAATCAGGCCGTGCTCAAACCCCTCGACGGTGCCGGCGGAACGGGCGTCGTGACCCTGTCCACGGGTGATCGCAACGCCCGTGCGCTCGCCGACCTGCTGACGCACGAAGGGCGCGAGCTGGCCCTGGTTCAGGAGTTCCTCCCGTCGGTGGTCGCGGGCGACAAACGCGTGCTCGTCCTGGACGGCGAACCCCTGGGCGCGATCCTGCGCGTACCTCGCGCCGATGATTTTCGCGCGAACATCCACGTCGGGGGCAATGCACGACCCACCGAGTTGACCGCCACCGAAGAGCGGCTCGTGCGCTCCGTCGGCGCCAGCTTGCGCCAGCACGGGCTCTGGTTCGTCGGCCTCGACCTGATTGGCGAGAAGCTGATCGAAGTGAACGTCACCAGTCCCACCGGGATTCAGGAGCTGTCGCGCTTCGTTGGACGCCCGGTGGAAGAGGACGTGATTGCATGGGTCGAGGCGCGGTGTGCGCCGGCGTGA
- a CDS encoding PAS domain S-box protein has protein sequence MKRSKKQRPSSGGSESRFRALVEAIPEPVFIVGARGLSYGNPAAVQLFGYDRLEEALGKDPRSVAHPDDLPQLEQRAIAMLLERRTLAPFEYRVFRRDGTLLTIEVSSIPIEYEGTPSILTFARDATLRKRLEAELLQADRLAVLGLLAGGLAHAMNNPLSYVLLDLEQAERALERGLTEECDAANVLMRLREAHDGAQRIAEVVRRMRTLSRIDDDRRGPVDVRAVLEAALELVGNELRYKGELTTELGDAPPVLASKSRLEQVFLNLLAHAAQSLPEGGEGRVHLVLKGEGQQVIVEVFDDARSRDPAELTQALIPFATPLEGLERALSLPLCRSVVEGLGGEMSVDGTEHGMRVRLVLPAASAMVSSLPPPRTSSQSSLGSSSLAPTRVLVIDADAAVGSAVRLMLEPESSITCVRDANEAVESLLAGDVYDVVLFDCSASDAAGEGLLSIVERSLPGVAARVVLMTARDATLGAFGRNNLRITKPFDVAALRAVVERVRRPTPAQ, from the coding sequence TTGAAGCGCTCGAAGAAGCAGAGGCCGAGCTCAGGGGGTTCGGAGTCGCGCTTCAGAGCCCTCGTCGAGGCCATTCCAGAGCCGGTGTTCATCGTCGGTGCGCGCGGACTCTCGTACGGCAATCCCGCCGCCGTGCAGCTCTTCGGCTACGACCGGCTGGAGGAGGCCCTGGGCAAGGACCCGCGGAGCGTGGCTCATCCGGACGACCTGCCGCAGCTCGAGCAGCGAGCCATTGCCATGTTGCTCGAGCGCCGCACTCTGGCCCCGTTCGAGTACCGCGTATTTCGACGGGACGGGACGCTGCTCACCATCGAGGTGAGCTCGATCCCAATCGAGTACGAAGGCACCCCCTCGATCCTGACGTTCGCGCGGGACGCAACGCTGCGCAAACGCCTCGAAGCCGAGCTGCTCCAGGCCGATCGGCTGGCGGTGCTCGGTCTGCTCGCCGGCGGCCTCGCCCACGCAATGAACAACCCGCTGTCGTACGTGTTGCTCGATCTGGAGCAGGCCGAACGTGCGCTCGAGCGGGGACTCACCGAGGAGTGCGACGCGGCCAACGTCCTCATGCGGCTCCGCGAAGCCCATGACGGTGCGCAGCGGATCGCGGAGGTCGTGCGTCGCATGCGTACACTCTCGCGGATTGACGACGATCGGCGAGGTCCAGTCGACGTGCGGGCCGTGCTCGAGGCAGCGCTCGAGCTCGTTGGCAACGAGCTGCGCTACAAAGGCGAGCTCACGACGGAGCTCGGAGATGCTCCTCCGGTGTTAGCCAGCAAGAGCCGGCTCGAGCAGGTCTTCTTGAATTTGCTGGCTCACGCGGCGCAATCGCTCCCCGAAGGGGGTGAAGGCCGCGTGCACCTGGTGCTCAAGGGCGAGGGTCAGCAGGTGATTGTGGAGGTGTTCGACGACGCGCGGTCCCGCGACCCGGCTGAGCTCACTCAGGCGCTGATTCCATTCGCAACCCCGCTCGAGGGTCTGGAGCGAGCGCTCAGCCTACCGCTCTGCCGCAGTGTGGTGGAGGGGCTCGGTGGTGAGATGAGCGTCGACGGGACGGAGCACGGCATGCGCGTCCGGCTGGTTCTGCCCGCAGCGTCGGCCATGGTCAGCAGTCTGCCACCGCCGCGGACGTCGTCGCAGTCGAGCTTGGGATCCTCGAGCTTGGCTCCCACTCGCGTCTTGGTCATCGACGCAGATGCCGCCGTTGGTTCCGCGGTCCGACTGATGCTCGAACCCGAGAGCTCCATCACTTGTGTGCGCGACGCCAACGAGGCCGTCGAGTCACTGCTGGCCGGCGACGTGTATGACGTCGTGCTGTTCGATTGTTCCGCGTCCGACGCCGCAGGCGAGGGCCTGCTGTCGATCGTCGAGCGTTCCCTGCCGGGGGTCGCCGCGCGCGTCGTTCTGATGACCGCCCGCGACGCCACGCTGGGCGCCTTCGGGCGCAACAACCTGCGCATCACGAAACCCTTCGACGTGGCGGCTCTGCGGGCGGTGGTGGAGCGCGTTCGCCGGCCCACGCCGGCTCAGTGA
- a CDS encoding AgmX/PglI C-terminal domain-containing protein codes for MALPASQPIVLRTAAVWGTTVLATRQLSGGQSFAFGDFKEATLPKPDNSVMPDVPVRAVASGWELDARGATGGVIYLRGRRENPVDLGRGGAPIPIVAGDFGVVQYGPTFSVFFQFTHAPPALRTRRRWEWSLIFAFIFSLVAICGGLAMIWAITTPPAIPKPLELTSSAELAVQFNLKEEPVEPEKPTGKEDSDKGQGIKDPGAKDKKDMGGGKKMKNEEGQLGKNGAADKTELKGEIRNGLGGISEVLNSEVGEEVKKTLGTISSVADALGGLRSDNIVLGRGTGTGLKGSGSGGGGDGEGVPFGSGTLDTGWGPGKGGGFGSGSGGPGGRGLGGYGKGGKGGGEGSGSGDGKGPGEKAVAGKDVPKPGQGLTPAQISRVVMSRYGAFRACYEAAASSNPTMSGSVSIGWSISAGGSVAGASVGSSSLGNPRVEGCIVRQFSRLSFPTADKPTNASWTFSFKPSKK; via the coding sequence ATGGCCCTTCCCGCTTCGCAACCCATCGTCCTGCGCACCGCCGCCGTCTGGGGGACCACCGTGCTCGCAACACGGCAGCTGAGTGGCGGGCAGTCGTTTGCCTTCGGCGACTTCAAAGAAGCCACGCTCCCGAAACCCGACAACAGCGTGATGCCGGACGTGCCGGTCCGTGCCGTCGCCAGCGGCTGGGAGCTCGATGCGCGAGGCGCGACGGGCGGCGTCATCTACCTGCGCGGACGCCGGGAGAATCCCGTCGATCTTGGACGCGGCGGCGCGCCGATCCCCATCGTCGCCGGTGACTTCGGGGTCGTGCAGTACGGCCCGACCTTCAGCGTCTTTTTCCAGTTCACCCACGCGCCGCCGGCGTTGCGCACCCGGCGCCGCTGGGAGTGGTCGCTGATCTTCGCGTTCATCTTCTCGCTCGTCGCCATCTGCGGTGGCCTGGCCATGATCTGGGCCATCACCACGCCACCCGCGATCCCCAAACCGCTCGAGCTGACCAGCTCGGCGGAGCTCGCGGTGCAGTTCAATCTGAAGGAAGAGCCCGTCGAGCCCGAGAAGCCGACCGGCAAAGAGGACTCCGACAAAGGCCAAGGCATCAAGGACCCCGGCGCCAAAGACAAGAAGGACATGGGCGGCGGCAAGAAGATGAAGAACGAGGAGGGGCAGCTCGGCAAGAATGGTGCAGCCGACAAGACCGAGCTCAAAGGTGAGATCCGCAACGGGCTCGGTGGCATCTCGGAAGTCCTGAACAGCGAGGTCGGCGAGGAAGTGAAGAAGACCCTCGGCACGATCAGCTCGGTTGCTGATGCACTGGGTGGTCTGCGCTCCGACAACATCGTGCTCGGTCGTGGCACCGGTACTGGCCTCAAAGGCTCCGGCTCCGGCGGCGGTGGCGATGGTGAAGGTGTGCCGTTCGGTTCCGGAACCCTCGACACCGGTTGGGGTCCGGGCAAGGGCGGCGGCTTCGGTTCCGGCAGCGGCGGCCCCGGAGGTCGCGGACTCGGGGGCTACGGCAAGGGCGGTAAAGGCGGCGGCGAGGGCTCGGGCTCCGGCGATGGCAAGGGTCCCGGCGAGAAGGCGGTCGCGGGCAAAGACGTCCCCAAACCGGGTCAGGGTCTCACTCCGGCACAGATCTCACGCGTGGTGATGTCGCGGTACGGCGCGTTCCGCGCGTGTTACGAGGCCGCGGCCTCGTCGAATCCAACCATGTCCGGCAGCGTGAGCATCGGCTGGAGCATCTCTGCTGGCGGCTCCGTGGCGGGCGCGAGCGTTGGTAGCTCTTCACTCGGCAACCCGCGCGTCGAAGGCTGCATCGTGCGGCAGTTCAGCCGCCTCTCCTTCCCGACTGCGGACAAACCCACCAACGCCAGCTGGACCTTCAGCTTCAAGCCGAGCAAGAAGTAG
- a CDS encoding tetratricopeptide repeat protein produces MITTNSGSVPPTLSSDAKEALYAMGHSLFSQDRYVQAAELFRIMLRLCPEDERSWLALGECHAQVGQEQIALQLYTTAVSALPTAGRCALARFRTLRALGEDAEADEALEVARRLAEDSADEDLAELVEREGMKS; encoded by the coding sequence ATGATAACCACCAACTCTGGCTCGGTGCCGCCCACGCTCTCGAGCGACGCAAAAGAGGCGCTCTACGCCATGGGCCACTCGCTGTTCTCACAAGATCGCTACGTGCAGGCCGCAGAGCTGTTCCGGATCATGCTCCGGCTCTGCCCGGAGGACGAACGCAGCTGGCTCGCGCTCGGGGAGTGCCACGCTCAGGTCGGCCAGGAGCAGATCGCGCTCCAGCTCTACACGACCGCGGTCTCGGCCCTGCCGACCGCGGGGCGCTGTGCGCTCGCCCGCTTCCGGACCCTCAGAGCCCTCGGCGAAGACGCCGAGGCCGACGAGGCCCTGGAGGTGGCCCGACGCCTGGCCGAAGACAGCGCCGACGAAGACTTGGCCGAGTTGGTGGAACGAGAGGGGATGAAGTCATGA
- a CDS encoding sulfatase translates to MRFRLPNLTCLAFLAALGCSKGSSAPGENAAKSPAVDAPPASGEAEKSGAPPSPAPPKLKQTYNVLFILIDSLRWDMPWTGYERPIAPWLDAFRKRSTLYPRAYSISSYTAKSVAPALVGKYPSEMQRDAFFFTLWGPDNLFISERAQKAGFRALAGHGHGYFKPVMGLNQGFDDYRLLRGTELDTQGIENVTSEALNKLAKTMLSEPKNVSQENGKRFFAYYHFLDPHYTYRQHRDHPDWGLDIRALYDNEVHYTDQWVGDLVDWAQKQPWGKDTAIVISADHGEGFGERGRFRHAYDVWESLIRVPLIIHIPGAEPRRIETPRGHIDLAPTFADLMGLPHDPPFRGKSLVPEALGAPAELRPIVAELPRCDIMDRRRAVIDERWKIIEIGNDEEWLLFDVMKDPKEENDLSKSDPERFTAMKELYQKLSSEIPNEPIPGLVGLKGAPKGQRW, encoded by the coding sequence GTGCGCTTCCGCCTCCCGAACCTCACCTGCCTGGCCTTCTTGGCGGCCCTCGGCTGTTCGAAAGGGTCCAGCGCACCCGGCGAGAACGCGGCCAAGTCGCCCGCCGTGGACGCGCCGCCGGCGTCGGGGGAGGCCGAAAAGAGCGGCGCTCCACCTTCACCCGCGCCCCCCAAGCTGAAGCAGACCTACAACGTCCTCTTCATCCTGATCGATAGCCTGCGCTGGGACATGCCATGGACGGGCTACGAGCGGCCCATCGCACCCTGGCTCGATGCGTTCAGAAAACGGAGCACGCTGTATCCGCGCGCGTACTCCATCTCGAGTTACACCGCGAAGAGTGTCGCCCCTGCGCTGGTCGGGAAGTACCCGAGCGAGATGCAGCGTGACGCCTTCTTTTTCACGCTCTGGGGCCCCGATAATCTCTTCATCAGCGAGCGCGCCCAGAAGGCGGGCTTCCGCGCCTTGGCAGGTCACGGTCACGGGTACTTCAAGCCCGTGATGGGCTTGAACCAGGGCTTCGACGACTACCGCCTGCTGCGCGGCACCGAGCTCGACACCCAGGGCATCGAGAACGTCACCAGCGAAGCGCTCAACAAGCTCGCCAAGACCATGCTCTCCGAGCCCAAGAACGTGAGCCAGGAGAATGGCAAACGCTTCTTCGCCTACTACCACTTCCTCGATCCCCACTACACGTACCGGCAACATCGTGACCACCCCGACTGGGGCCTCGACATCCGCGCGCTCTACGACAACGAGGTGCACTACACCGATCAGTGGGTCGGTGATCTGGTCGACTGGGCCCAGAAACAACCCTGGGGCAAGGACACCGCCATCGTCATCTCCGCCGACCACGGCGAGGGCTTCGGCGAGCGCGGGCGATTCCGTCACGCCTACGACGTCTGGGAGAGCTTGATCCGTGTGCCGCTCATCATCCACATCCCGGGTGCCGAGCCCCGCCGCATCGAGACCCCACGCGGCCACATCGATCTCGCCCCCACCTTCGCGGACCTGATGGGTCTGCCGCACGATCCGCCGTTCCGCGGCAAGAGCCTGGTGCCCGAGGCCCTGGGTGCCCCGGCCGAGCTCCGCCCCATCGTCGCCGAGCTGCCTCGTTGTGACATCATGGATCGCCGCCGCGCCGTCATCGACGAGCGCTGGAAGATCATCGAAATCGGCAACGACGAAGAGTGGCTGCTCTTCGACGTGATGAAGGATCCGAAGGAGGAGAACGATCTCTCCAAGTCGGATCCCGAGCGCTTCACGGCAATGAAGGAGCTCTACCAGAAGCTGTCGAGCGAAATTCCAAACGAACCCATCCCCGGGTTGGTCGGGCTCAAAGGAGCACCCAAGGGACAGCGCTGGTGA
- a CDS encoding 8-oxo-dGTP diphosphatase → MRRLEDIDWASWKAVDEATLLFVIRDEEVLLIRKQRGLGAGKINGPGGRLHVGEAPLQAAIREVEEEVCVTPHDISECGELSFQFVDGYSIHVHVFRAAGCVGDARATPEAIPLWTPIDQIPYDEMWADDRIWLPMMFERRRFNGRFIFDGDTMLDHAIDVADALG, encoded by the coding sequence GTGCGCCGCCTGGAAGACATCGATTGGGCCTCGTGGAAAGCCGTGGACGAGGCCACCCTCCTGTTCGTGATCCGTGACGAAGAGGTGCTCCTGATCCGTAAACAGCGCGGGCTCGGGGCGGGCAAGATCAACGGGCCCGGCGGGCGGCTCCATGTCGGAGAGGCGCCGCTACAGGCTGCGATTCGCGAAGTCGAGGAGGAGGTGTGCGTCACGCCGCACGACATCAGCGAGTGCGGGGAGCTGTCGTTTCAGTTCGTCGACGGGTACTCGATCCACGTGCACGTGTTCCGAGCAGCTGGCTGCGTCGGCGACGCGCGCGCGACGCCCGAGGCCATCCCGCTCTGGACGCCCATCGATCAGATCCCGTACGACGAGATGTGGGCGGACGACCGCATCTGGCTGCCCATGATGTTCGAGCGCCGGCGTTTCAACGGGCGTTTCATCTTCGACGGCGACACGATGCTCGACCACGCGATCGACGTGGCGGACGCTTTGGGTTGA
- a CDS encoding acyl-CoA dehydrogenase family protein yields MIDFELNTQQRALKEALQEMGKNVIRPQSLGWDWVKTVDLDFLRTFYMMSQALRGDSNPMEDFNEGSKTRDPSKPVQTNRTAAVGAEELAWADASIMLSLPGPGLGGPPLRATGTPEQKERFFSIFRDMSQELRWGAYGLTEPGAGSDVAAIRTSCKKDGDVYILNGRKCYITMGGRASWVVIFATVDPALGRAGHRAFVVEKGTPGFFVGKIEEKMGLRANETAELVLEDCRVPAANLLGGEEKYQTKEGFMTAMKTFDNTRPMVAAMACGIGRAAYEYARDFVKENYVLGRPVPRYAAIAERLAKVGRQLEAARMLVWKAVWMADQHMPNAKEASMSKALAGQAAIWACIEAIEICGAHGTLAEDHALLEKWFRDIKVYDIFEGTGQIQRIVISKRLLTDLRAF; encoded by the coding sequence ATGATCGACTTCGAGCTGAACACCCAGCAGCGCGCACTCAAAGAAGCCCTGCAGGAGATGGGCAAGAACGTGATCCGACCCCAGAGCCTGGGTTGGGATTGGGTTAAGACCGTCGACCTCGACTTCTTGCGCACGTTCTACATGATGAGTCAGGCGCTCCGCGGGGACAGCAACCCGATGGAGGACTTCAACGAAGGGTCGAAGACCCGCGACCCGAGCAAACCCGTGCAGACCAACCGCACGGCGGCGGTGGGGGCGGAGGAGCTCGCGTGGGCCGACGCGAGCATCATGCTGAGCTTGCCGGGGCCTGGGCTCGGTGGTCCGCCGCTGCGCGCGACGGGCACGCCGGAGCAGAAGGAGCGCTTCTTCTCCATCTTCCGCGACATGAGCCAGGAGCTGCGCTGGGGCGCCTACGGGCTGACGGAGCCGGGTGCCGGCAGCGATGTGGCTGCGATTCGCACGAGCTGCAAGAAGGACGGCGACGTGTACATCCTGAACGGTCGCAAGTGTTACATCACGATGGGCGGACGCGCCTCGTGGGTGGTGATCTTCGCGACCGTCGATCCCGCCCTGGGGCGAGCCGGCCATCGCGCCTTCGTGGTTGAGAAGGGCACGCCGGGTTTCTTCGTGGGAAAGATCGAGGAAAAGATGGGTCTTCGCGCCAACGAGACGGCGGAGCTCGTGCTCGAAGACTGTCGCGTGCCGGCGGCGAACCTGCTCGGTGGTGAGGAGAAATACCAGACCAAGGAGGGATTCATGACGGCGATGAAGACCTTCGACAACACGCGTCCGATGGTCGCCGCCATGGCGTGTGGCATCGGGCGGGCGGCCTACGAGTACGCGCGGGACTTCGTCAAAGAGAACTACGTGCTCGGACGACCCGTCCCGCGCTACGCGGCCATCGCGGAGCGCCTGGCGAAGGTTGGGCGTCAGCTGGAGGCGGCGCGCATGCTGGTCTGGAAGGCCGTGTGGATGGCGGATCAGCACATGCCCAACGCCAAGGAGGCCAGCATGAGCAAGGCGCTGGCGGGGCAGGCGGCGATCTGGGCGTGCATCGAGGCCATCGAGATCTGCGGCGCTCACGGCACTCTGGCCGAGGACCACGCCCTGCTCGAGAAGTGGTTCCGTGACATCAAGGTCTACGACATCTTCGAGGGCACCGGGCAGATCCAGCGCATCGTGATCAGCAAGCGGCTGCTGACCGACCTGCGGGCGTTCTGA
- a CDS encoding acyl-CoA dehydrogenase family protein, with translation MISFEPSEDQKLIVGTVADFARESLAPRAREFEKAAAIAADVRRAVHEMGLSLAALPEALGGQGLGLTTAVMINEELAYGDPAAPFGLPGFGAFLHAASELGSDEQAKALLAPFADPEGEEPFGAVAWSERKPNRERPGFVTTANKVNGGFELTGAKAFVGNADLSQTFIVFAQVEPSDGWNGIGAFVVQKDNPGLKVSGRHDTLGLECGHFGEIVLEGAKVKDADRLEGRGDFTLACAKFFAKYSLTVAARQVGLARLAFDISREYCDIRKAFGKPIGHFQAIAFTLADRHMDAESAKELVRRAAWAWDSGKESPTCLLYTAQAVAHAHQVAMRSADDAVQLHGGAGFMRDVIVEKLMRDAKQMALAGATAEQMDQLAAAVELGIPLDPALILPTPETQAVLT, from the coding sequence ATGATTTCCTTCGAGCCTTCCGAGGATCAGAAGCTCATTGTGGGCACCGTGGCGGACTTCGCGCGAGAGAGCCTCGCCCCCCGCGCGCGGGAGTTCGAGAAAGCCGCGGCCATCGCCGCCGACGTCCGGCGCGCGGTTCACGAGATGGGCCTCAGCTTGGCTGCGCTGCCCGAAGCGCTGGGCGGGCAGGGCCTGGGCCTCACGACCGCGGTGATGATCAACGAGGAGCTCGCCTACGGTGATCCGGCGGCGCCCTTTGGCCTGCCGGGCTTCGGGGCCTTCCTGCATGCGGCCAGCGAGCTCGGCTCGGACGAACAAGCCAAGGCGCTGCTCGCGCCGTTCGCGGATCCCGAGGGCGAAGAGCCGTTCGGTGCCGTCGCCTGGAGTGAGCGCAAACCAAACCGCGAGCGGCCGGGGTTCGTCACCACCGCGAACAAGGTGAACGGCGGCTTCGAGCTGACGGGTGCGAAGGCCTTCGTTGGTAACGCGGATCTTTCGCAGACGTTCATCGTTTTTGCGCAGGTCGAACCGAGTGACGGGTGGAACGGCATCGGTGCGTTCGTCGTGCAGAAAGACAATCCGGGTCTGAAGGTCTCGGGTCGGCACGACACACTCGGCCTCGAGTGTGGGCACTTCGGTGAGATCGTGCTCGAGGGCGCCAAGGTGAAGGACGCGGATCGGCTCGAGGGTCGTGGTGACTTCACGCTCGCTTGTGCGAAGTTCTTCGCCAAGTACTCCCTCACCGTCGCCGCGCGCCAGGTGGGTCTCGCGCGGCTCGCCTTCGACATCTCGCGCGAGTACTGCGACATCCGCAAGGCCTTCGGCAAACCCATCGGCCACTTCCAGGCCATCGCGTTCACCCTGGCGGATCGCCACATGGACGCCGAGAGCGCGAAGGAGCTCGTGCGGCGCGCCGCGTGGGCCTGGGACAGCGGTAAAGAGAGCCCGACCTGCTTGCTCTACACGGCGCAGGCCGTGGCCCACGCGCATCAGGTCGCCATGCGCTCGGCCGACGACGCGGTGCAGCTGCACGGCGGGGCGGGGTTCATGCGCGACGTCATCGTCGAGAAACTCATGCGCGACGCCAAACAGATGGCCCTGGCGGGCGCGACCGCGGAGCAGATGGATCAGCTCGCAGCCGCGGTCGAGCTCGGCATTCCGCTCGATCCGGCGCTCATCTTGCCAACACCGGAAACCCAAGCCGTCCTGACCTGA
- the rplU gene encoding 50S ribosomal protein L21: MATAVIRTGGKQYSVAQGDTLVVERLVGEPGTTVEFTDVLLISGDIIKVGKPTVAGAKVSAEIVEHGRGEKITTFKFKRRKRYHRKMGHRQELTSVKITGISG; encoded by the coding sequence ATGGCAACTGCAGTCATCCGCACTGGCGGCAAACAGTATTCAGTGGCCCAAGGCGACACCCTCGTGGTGGAGCGCCTCGTGGGTGAACCCGGCACCACGGTGGAATTCACCGATGTGCTTCTGATTTCTGGCGACATCATCAAGGTGGGCAAGCCCACCGTGGCTGGCGCGAAAGTCAGTGCCGAGATCGTCGAGCACGGACGCGGTGAGAAGATCACCACGTTCAAGTTCAAGCGCCGCAAGCGCTACCACCGCAAGATGGGTCATCGACAAGAACTCACTTCAGTGAAGATCACTGGCATTTCCGGCTGA